A genomic segment from Sparus aurata chromosome 10, fSpaAur1.1, whole genome shotgun sequence encodes:
- the LOC115589843 gene encoding low affinity immunoglobulin gamma Fc region receptor II-like isoform X2 yields the protein MEVASLCLIISTLSINPDRSQFFEYERISLSCAGPGNSTGWTLKRNVSFMTSQPCKGGFGYPYESVCTIMDADPLDNGVYWCESEQGECSKPINITVTAGVVILESPALPVTEGDNVTLRCIYKARFANNPTSDFNATFYKDGEFFGTEPAGKMILSSVSKHHEGLYRCKHPEKGQSEQSWLSVTGQPSNVSPPPHHLPLMLVCTILLFILYTAILILAIYTYRKCARARADVKKRASDQY from the exons ATGGAGGTCGCTTCACTCTGCCTCATAATCT CCACCCTGAGCATCAACCCTGACAGATCCCAGTTCTTTGAGTATGAACGGATCTCTCTAAGCTGTGCAGGGCCAGGAAACTCTACTGGCTGGACACTGAAGAGAAATGTCTCATTTATGACATCACAGCCTTGCAAGGGGGGCTTCGGATACCCATATGAATCTGTCTGCACAATCATGGATGCCGACCCATTGGACAACGGGGTGTACTGGTGTGAATCTGAGCAGGGCGAGTGCAGCAAACCCATCAACATCACAGTGACAG CAGGGGTCGTGATCCTGGAGAGCCCTGCACTTCctgtgacagagggagacaatGTGACACTTCGCTGTATCTACAAGGCAAGATTTGCAAATAATCCTACTTCAGATTTCAACGCTACGTTCTACAAAGACGGTGAATTCTTCGGTACTGAGCCTGCAGGAAAGATGATCCTCTCTTCGGTGTCCAAGCATCACGAAGGCCTCTACAGGTGTAAACATCCTGAGAAAGGACAGTCGGAGCAGAGCTGGCTGTCTGTGACAG GTCAGCCATCaaatgtctctcctcctcctcatcatcttcctctcatGTTGGTGTGCACCatcctgctcttcatcctctacaCTGCCATCCTCATCCTCGCCATATACACGTACCGAAAGTGTGCTCGAG CACGAGCTGATGTTAAAAAGAGAGCGTCTGATCAatactga
- the LOC115589843 gene encoding low affinity immunoglobulin gamma Fc region receptor II-like isoform X1 codes for MEVASLCLIISATLSINPDRSQFFEYERISLSCAGPGNSTGWTLKRNVSFMTSQPCKGGFGYPYESVCTIMDADPLDNGVYWCESEQGECSKPINITVTAGVVILESPALPVTEGDNVTLRCIYKARFANNPTSDFNATFYKDGEFFGTEPAGKMILSSVSKHHEGLYRCKHPEKGQSEQSWLSVTGQPSNVSPPPHHLPLMLVCTILLFILYTAILILAIYTYRKCARARADVKKRASDQY; via the exons ATGGAGGTCGCTTCACTCTGCCTCATAATCT CAGCCACCCTGAGCATCAACCCTGACAGATCCCAGTTCTTTGAGTATGAACGGATCTCTCTAAGCTGTGCAGGGCCAGGAAACTCTACTGGCTGGACACTGAAGAGAAATGTCTCATTTATGACATCACAGCCTTGCAAGGGGGGCTTCGGATACCCATATGAATCTGTCTGCACAATCATGGATGCCGACCCATTGGACAACGGGGTGTACTGGTGTGAATCTGAGCAGGGCGAGTGCAGCAAACCCATCAACATCACAGTGACAG CAGGGGTCGTGATCCTGGAGAGCCCTGCACTTCctgtgacagagggagacaatGTGACACTTCGCTGTATCTACAAGGCAAGATTTGCAAATAATCCTACTTCAGATTTCAACGCTACGTTCTACAAAGACGGTGAATTCTTCGGTACTGAGCCTGCAGGAAAGATGATCCTCTCTTCGGTGTCCAAGCATCACGAAGGCCTCTACAGGTGTAAACATCCTGAGAAAGGACAGTCGGAGCAGAGCTGGCTGTCTGTGACAG GTCAGCCATCaaatgtctctcctcctcctcatcatcttcctctcatGTTGGTGTGCACCatcctgctcttcatcctctacaCTGCCATCCTCATCCTCGCCATATACACGTACCGAAAGTGTGCTCGAG CACGAGCTGATGTTAAAAAGAGAGCGTCTGATCAatactga